From the genome of Halorussus caseinilyticus, one region includes:
- a CDS encoding L-threonylcarbamoyladenylate synthase: protein MDEDIERAAAAIRDGELVVYPTETVYGLGADALSEDAIERVFEAKGRARDKPVSLAVPDVASALEYVRATDREERFMREFLPGPVTVLCEKREAVPDILTAGRSRVGVRVPDHEVALALLGAVAPVTSTSANVSGRPSATRADDVDDEIRDAAVVLDGGETGGTGSTVVNVASGEIHRRGANADAVAAWLRE, encoded by the coding sequence ATGGACGAGGACATCGAACGCGCGGCGGCCGCGATTCGGGACGGCGAACTCGTCGTCTACCCGACCGAGACGGTCTACGGGTTGGGCGCGGACGCGCTGAGCGAGGACGCAATCGAGCGCGTCTTCGAGGCGAAGGGCCGGGCACGCGACAAGCCCGTCTCGCTGGCCGTGCCCGACGTGGCGTCCGCGCTGGAGTACGTCCGCGCGACCGACCGCGAGGAGCGGTTCATGCGCGAGTTCCTTCCCGGTCCCGTCACCGTCCTCTGCGAGAAGCGCGAGGCGGTGCCCGATATTTTGACTGCCGGGCGCTCGCGCGTGGGGGTGCGCGTGCCCGACCACGAGGTCGCGCTGGCGCTCTTGGGCGCGGTCGCACCCGTCACGAGTACGAGCGCGAACGTGAGCGGTCGGCCGAGCGCGACCCGCGCCGACGACGTGGACGACGAGATTCGAGACGCCGCCGTCGTCCTCGACGGCGGCGAGACCGGGGGCACCGGGAGTACCGTGGTGAACGTCGCGTCCGGCGAGATTCACCGCCGGGGTGCGAACGCCGACGCGGTGGCGGCGTGGCTACGCGAGTGA
- a CDS encoding M23 family metallopeptidase gives MDFDRRSFLKASSSAIVGGMALSGTAAAGHLSVSDPAITTTDLNIREQPSTSASVKATADQWTGGHIVDGPTSADGYTWWKVSFNQDSDNGRITGWVAEGDAWLDGPTDFSYPCWGFITQTSAEDGGAIDIGNDYGTPLVAARDGTAYTGYGDRCGYYVSIDHGGGWTSIYCHMQERYVSDGQTVSEGQQIGEMGSTGNSTGPHVHFAIRYNGANQDIPGFDGQDLIAGSGIPKSYL, from the coding sequence ATGGACTTCGACAGACGAAGCTTCCTGAAGGCGAGTAGTTCGGCAATCGTGGGCGGTATGGCGCTGAGCGGGACCGCCGCGGCGGGTCACCTGTCGGTCAGCGACCCCGCCATCACGACGACCGACCTCAACATCCGTGAACAGCCGAGTACCAGCGCGAGTGTCAAGGCCACCGCCGACCAGTGGACCGGCGGCCACATCGTAGACGGCCCGACGAGCGCCGACGGCTACACGTGGTGGAAAGTCTCGTTCAACCAAGACAGCGACAACGGCCGCATCACCGGCTGGGTCGCCGAAGGTGACGCGTGGCTCGACGGTCCGACGGACTTCTCGTACCCCTGCTGGGGCTTCATCACCCAGACCTCCGCCGAGGACGGCGGTGCCATCGACATCGGTAACGACTACGGGACGCCGCTAGTCGCCGCACGCGACGGGACGGCTTACACCGGGTACGGCGACCGATGTGGCTACTACGTCTCCATCGACCACGGCGGCGGTTGGACGAGCATCTACTGCCACATGCAGGAGCGGTACGTCTCGGACGGCCAGACCGTCTCGGAAGGCCAACAAATCGGCGAGATGGGTTCGACCGGCAACTCGACCGGACCGCACGTCCACTTCGCAATCCGGTACAACGGCGCGAATCAGGACATCCCCGGTTTCGACGGTCAGGACCTCATCGCCGGGTCCGGTATCCCGAAGAGCTACCTCTGA
- a CDS encoding M23 family metallopeptidase: MVNDETSRRSFLKASGAAVAGTAALTGTAAAAKDYEYLTPVFTTSDLNVREDATTSAGIVATAAKRTGGRVFQGPESSDGYNWWKVQFSGDGDNGSVTGWVAEDWLSSANFACPMTGTVTSTYWDTRDGGTRYHRAVDFADGGGTPIHAAAGGTAEQRYDDGGYGNWLIIYHGNGWKTGYGHLQSFNVADGATVSRGDVVAYEGDTGAGTGPHLDFQVWDPDWNKRRSYYDKYDEAVQGTGVPRVFF, encoded by the coding sequence ATGGTAAACGACGAAACCAGCAGACGCAGTTTCCTGAAGGCGAGCGGCGCGGCAGTCGCAGGCACGGCGGCCCTCACCGGTACCGCGGCCGCGGCGAAAGACTACGAGTACCTGACCCCCGTGTTCACCACCTCGGACCTCAACGTCCGAGAGGACGCGACGACGAGCGCAGGTATCGTCGCCACCGCCGCCAAGCGGACCGGCGGGCGCGTGTTTCAGGGTCCCGAATCGAGCGACGGCTACAACTGGTGGAAGGTCCAGTTCTCCGGAGACGGGGACAACGGGTCGGTGACCGGCTGGGTCGCCGAAGACTGGCTGTCGAGCGCCAACTTCGCGTGTCCGATGACGGGCACCGTCACCTCGACGTACTGGGACACCCGCGACGGCGGCACCCGATACCACCGCGCGGTGGACTTCGCCGACGGCGGCGGCACGCCCATCCACGCGGCGGCGGGCGGCACCGCCGAGCAACGCTACGACGACGGCGGATACGGCAACTGGCTCATCATCTACCACGGCAACGGGTGGAAGACCGGCTACGGCCACCTCCAGTCGTTCAATGTCGCCGACGGCGCGACCGTCTCGCGCGGCGACGTGGTCGCCTACGAGGGCGACACGGGCGCGGGCACCGGCCCGCACCTCGACTTCCAAGTGTGGGACCCCGACTGGAACAAGCGCCGGTCGTACTACGACAAGTACGACGAGGCGGTGCAGGGCACCGGCGTCCCGCGCGTGTTCTTCTGA
- a CDS encoding glutathione S-transferase N-terminal domain-containing protein has product MSQPATGSPAITLYRLQACPFCERVVRKLQEYDLDYRSRFVEPMHSDRNVVKRLSGKRTVPAIVDENTGVTMSESANIVEYLENTYGSGGGE; this is encoded by the coding sequence ATGAGCCAGCCAGCTACCGGCAGTCCGGCGATTACGCTGTATCGCTTGCAGGCGTGTCCGTTCTGCGAGCGCGTGGTCCGAAAGCTACAGGAGTACGACCTCGACTATCGGTCGCGGTTCGTGGAGCCGATGCACAGCGACCGCAACGTCGTCAAGCGACTCTCCGGCAAGCGGACCGTCCCGGCAATCGTGGACGAGAACACCGGCGTCACGATGAGCGAGAGCGCCAACATCGTGGAATACCTCGAAAACACCTACGGTTCGGGAGGTGGCGAGTGA
- a CDS encoding redoxin domain-containing protein, with the protein MVDFEVVSLPDADHVEEGDTAPDFTRPLVNDEYWEDASLSELTDEGPVLLVFFTMDGAFPATYVWNELRDRNWDDGRNVTIVGLSISDPYAHKRLIEERGMDYRLFSDPQNGVAEEYGIANDLDGMAGVSEPRPAVFLLNGDRTVEYAWVAEEWPDFPDYDEIEDAIDGL; encoded by the coding sequence ATGGTGGACTTCGAAGTCGTCTCGTTGCCCGACGCAGACCACGTAGAAGAGGGTGACACCGCGCCCGACTTCACCCGACCGCTGGTCAACGACGAGTATTGGGAAGACGCCTCGCTGTCGGAGTTGACCGACGAGGGGCCGGTTCTGTTGGTCTTCTTCACGATGGACGGCGCGTTCCCCGCGACGTACGTGTGGAACGAGTTGCGGGATAGAAACTGGGACGACGGTCGGAACGTGACCATCGTCGGTCTCTCCATCTCGGACCCCTACGCCCACAAGCGCCTCATCGAGGAGCGCGGGATGGACTACCGACTGTTCAGCGACCCGCAGAACGGCGTCGCCGAGGAGTACGGCATCGCTAACGACTTAGACGGGATGGCGGGCGTGAGCGAACCCCGGCCCGCGGTCTTCCTGTTGAACGGGGACCGGACCGTCGAGTACGCGTGGGTCGCCGAGGAGTGGCCCGACTTCCCCGACTACGACGAAATCGAGGACGCCATCGACGGCCTGTAA